In the Zingiber officinale cultivar Zhangliang chromosome 5A, Zo_v1.1, whole genome shotgun sequence genome, TAATAGGAAATTTAATCACTTTTTGTTAGACCTCCGCTCATGTATttaccaatttaaatttctatatttatGTTCCTCCGTATCTATGAGACTTGCTCTAAAGAGACCGCTAATGTGACGGTACTTCTATCGAAAGGAATGAAACAACAACCAtgattattagtttttttttatgattttaagaagatattattgtaataattttatgttttaaaaaataatacaagtGAGCAAGATGTTGAATTTTGGACACTAAAATCATGAAAAGAGACAATGATTGGGAAGGGCATAATGGTGTGATTTATAGTGaggtttatttatttttaccatttattttgattaaaattataataaggcattcaaatttattaaaatatggaTATTaggaaattaacttaaaataccATACCTATCATCAACTTACAAATACTTCAACAAAAGTTATTTGGCTTAGCTAATTATAAATAACTATGAGGATCATACTTAGTCTCTAATATAATTCGTTCACTATGATAATAATACTAAAAGTGCAATTCAtattacttaaaatatttttttttcatgaaagAACTAGGAGATAATTTGTTACTTTATTTGctattgttatcaagacaaataATTAGATATACCTTATATTTCTTGTACAAAAcaaaatgttgatttttttaGGGATATAATTCACATAAAAATGGATATGATCAAATATGATTGACAGAACTAGTGAAAACAAAGGATACAAAAATgtttatattaaaaaaactttttgttaGTGAAAACAAATGACACTTTTAAAAGCAAACTTATGTTAGATTTATGCCAATGAAATACTCCTCAACTCAATTTACAGAACAATcttatattatataaaaaaattaattaggtaaTAAACTAAGTAGAACAGATCTCTCACTCTCTCTCTGTTTCtcgctaataatataataattactACAATTCTCAATTCTTAGTTCTTGTCCAGAAGTCAAAGGTCAATTTCTAAATCCCTATCAAGCTCTTCCATGACTGTGAGCAAACTCTTCTCTACTCCATCGAAACAACAGTAGTCATCCAGAGGCCCAAAGGACGCAATCTCATCCATGGAAGAGCCAAGAGAAGGGACAGTTTGTGCCACAAACCCCTCCTCTGCTTCAATCCTCTCTGCCATGCTCTGTTCTTGGCTGTCGTACATTACATGACGGCCACTTCCCTGCTCCTCCTGCTCCCTTCGCTGCTGAAGGCAAGTGTGGAGCTCGTGGTAGGTGACGTCGAAGACCAGCAGGTCGTCGTCCGATCGCTGCACCTGCTTCTTCGCGGGGCAGCCGAGGGAGGCGCTGTGGGTGCACCGGAAATAAGCTCTGCAACAAGACAAGATCAAGACTAAGAGTTTATCGAAATGGGATGCAGTTTCGTTCGACAAAATTCAATCTCTTTATGATTAGAGAAGAGTGACTGACCTTGGATATTTGGCTCCGAGGATCTCTTTCTGTCCGTACTTCCTCCAAGTGAAGCCGTCGTCATGGCCAGTGCCTTCGACTCCCCCAACCATCGAGCTCAGCCTCACTTTGCGCGTCCACGAGTGCAGCGCCTTCCTGCAAATCACCGGTCAGCTGCTTCGTGCCAATGCGTGCGCGCGACGTGTATACGTACCTTCTCTTGGGCGTCACGGTGCGCGGAGGCCGATCACTAGCAATGAGATCAATCGAGTTCTGGATGGAGGACATGAGCCTGGGCGCTAAAGCCCTGCAGAGGTCGAGGTCGCGGTCGTGCAGGTGTGACTCCAGCTGCTTGAGCAACTCGAGGGCCTGGTTGAGCTCGGCCAGAAGAGCAGCAGCGCGGGCATTGACCTCCATGGGGAGGGGGGAACCGAGTAGGTCCGATCGAAGCGAGGAGACTGAGGAGTTATAGAATTAAGGACGATCGACGAAGAAGATAGCGCGTGAGATTAATTCAAAGGCGATCGAGAGAATTCCGTCAGCAAGGGGAACCGAGTGGTCGTACGTGGAGGATGAATCTGCATGGTGGAAAACAAGGGCTGAATGGATTGGATGCTGGAGGAAGCGGCAGTTTCTGGGAAATGGACAAGAATTTGGGCATGCAGTTGAAAAACGAGGACACACGGTCCcggataataataatattaaattttattgttGCGGGCCTGGTCCATAATTATTAAACAGCGTGCAGTTTTGGGGGTGAGTGATGGAATAACAGCCACACAAAAGCATGCTGCATTTTTCATGCTCGCCAAAAGGAAATCGGGAGGCAACGCAGGAGGCGAGCGAGCGAGCGAGCGTCGGCACGTGGAGGGAGGAACGCTGGGACAATGGaggaggtcaaaatcaatttaataACCAGGATTTGATTTTATAGCCAACTCTCACAGATGTCAGTGAGACATGTTGAGCCCATTAATTTtcgtaaataatatttataaaatatatttattaataatttttttaatatattgaaaaaatgataaaa is a window encoding:
- the LOC121982619 gene encoding transcription factor WRKY19-like, whose product is MEVNARAAALLAELNQALELLKQLESHLHDRDLDLCRALAPRLMSSIQNSIDLIASDRPPRTVTPKRRKALHSWTRKVRLSSMVGGVEGTGHDDGFTWRKYGQKEILGAKYPRAYFRCTHSASLGCPAKKQVQRSDDDLLVFDVTYHELHTCLQQRREQEEQGSGRHVMYDSQEQSMAERIEAEEGFVAQTVPSLGSSMDEIASFGPLDDYCCFDGVEKSLLTVMEELDRDLEIDL